A window from Lytechinus pictus isolate F3 Inbred chromosome 9, Lp3.0, whole genome shotgun sequence encodes these proteins:
- the LOC129268826 gene encoding vesicular glutamate transporter 2-like, producing MSCIGFLISFGIRCNLGVAIVDMVNNETVHFGGVAQIHEPEFSWSVKTIGAMHGSFFWGYIITQVPGGFLAARFPANRIFATAIFISSILNLFIPLACHVSPMMVIAIRMLQGFVEGVEYPACHGMWSKWAPPLERSKLATIAFSGSYAGAVIGMPIAGILTDYAGWPAVFYVFGAMGIIWYVFFMWIVHETPAKHPTITKEERNYIEESIGEGRGLVAQRITVRNVPWKKFFTSMPVYAIIVANFCRSWTFYLLLTSQPSYFEQVFDYAISKVGFISALPHLVMAIIVPFGGQLADFLRRRQYMSTTMVRKVFNCGGFGGEAIFLLVTAYSRGRMLAIISLCLAVGSSGFAISGFNVNHLDIAPRYASILMGISNAVGTLSGIICPEVTGTLTKDHTADEWEKVYLVAAIVHFTGVLFYGIFASGEKQPWAELPNLPIQDGFVTDNGVGGPGLKSYGALTESGQTMMPTSVTNGGYGLSSSVYPTTKESFVQPLPYRRNSSSEDSTIDGEERDS from the exons ATGAGCTGTATTGGCTTCCTCATATCGTTTGGAATCAGATGTAATCTGGGCGTGGCGATTGTCGATATGGTGAATAATGAGACGGTTCATTTCGGTGGAGTCGCACAGATACAT GAGCCTGAATTCAGTTGGAGCGTCAAAACGATAGGTGCGATGCATGGTTCGTTTTTCTGGGGTTACATAATAACTCAGGTACCCGGTGGATTCCTCGCAGCTCGGTTTCCCGCAAACAG aatatttgcCACAGCTATCTTCATTTCGTCCATTTTAAATCTTTTCATTCCTCTGGCATGTCACGTGAGCCCTATGATGGTGATCGCAATCAGGATGCTGCAGGGTTTCGTTGAG GGAGTTGAATATCCAGCTTGCCACGGTATGTGGAGTAAATGGGCGCCCCCTCTAGAAAGGAGTAAACTCGCTACTATTGCCTTTTCAG GGTCGTATGCCGGAGCAGTGATAGGAATGCCTATTGCTGGTATCTTAACAGACTACGCAGGATGGCCGGCCGTATTCTATGTATTCG GGGCCATGGGAATCATTTGGTATGTATTTTTCATGTGGATAGTCCACGAAACACCGGCTAAACACCCAACCATTACCAAAGAGGAGAGGAATTATATCGAAGAGAGCATCGGAGAGGGGCGGGGACTAGTCGCTCAACGGATTACG GTGAGGAACGTTCCGTGGAAGAAATTCTTCACTTCAATGCCAGTATATGCCATCATCGTAGCTAACTTCTGTCGTAGTTGGACCTTTTATCTCCTGTTAACGAGCCAGCCTTCGTATTTCGAACAAGTTTTTGATTACGCAATATCTAAG GTTGGATTCATCTCGGCCTTACCTCATCTCGTCATGGCGATCATCGTTCCTTTTGGTGGACAACTCGCTGATTTCCTTCGAAGAAGACAATATATGTCGACCACCATGGTTCGAAAAGTGTTTAATTGCGGAG GTTTCGGTGGAGAGGCGATATTTTTGCTAGTGACTGCATATTCAAGAGGTCGTATGCTTGCAATTATATCACTCTGCTTAGCTGTAGGATCCAGTGGGTTCGCTATATCAG gttTCAATGTAAATCATCTAGATATTGCTCCCCGATATGCTAGTATCTTAATGGGAATCTCAAACGCTGTAGGAACGCTATCAGGTATCATATGTCCCGAGGTAACGGGCACCCTCACCAAAGACCAT actgCAGATGAATGGGAGAAGGTTTATTTGGTAGCAGCAATCGTCCATTTTACAGGTGTTCTCTTCTATGGCATATTCGCTTCAGGAGAAAAACAGCCGTGGGCAGAACTTCCAAACCTCCCGATACAG GACGGTTTCGTAACTGACAATGGTGTCGGCGGACCCGGTTTGAAGAGTTATGGCGCCCTCACCGAATCCGGTCAGACAATGATGCCGACGAGTGTTACAAACGGCGGTTATGGGCTATCAAGTTCAGTCTACCCCACCACGAAAGAATCCTTCGTCCAACCGTTGCCCTACCGCAGGAATAGCAGCAGTGAAGACAGCACAATAGATGGGGAGGAACGCGATTCATAG